A DNA window from Solanum lycopersicum chromosome 3, SLM_r2.1 contains the following coding sequences:
- the LOC101255471 gene encoding nuclear matrix constituent protein 1-like isoform X1: MSTPPRKVFSGWTLTPRTDLANKTVSKGKDVVFMGSGQKVLSSIQDYDTVDKVVLLDKVSKLENELVDYQYNMGLLLIEKKEWSAKLEEIKQALSEANEAYRREHTAHLIALSEVEKREENLRKALGVENQCVRELEKELREMRSQYAETKYVADSKLDEAKALATSVEENSLHVELKLRAADAKTAEVSRKSSDVERKMRDIEAQENALRRERSSFNTEREAHESAISKHREELREWERKLKEGEERLADARTLLNQREQRANENDGILRQKQSDLEDEQRKIDIANSVLRKKEVDMSSRLAILASKEKELEDVRKSLEIKKEELDELQEKLNAKEREEIQKLMDEHRAILKSKEEEFELEMRQRHASLDEELENKVIELEKKEAEVGHIEEKLKKREQALEKKSDKMKEKEKDLELKLKALKEREKSLKIDERELETEKKQIFTEKDRLLDLRVELENRRAELEKQQLKINEGIEQLKITEDEKMEHARLQSELKQEIDKCRDLRDTLLNEAEDLKQEKERFEREWEELDEKRSAIKKELQEVNDSKKKFEKLQHTEEERLKKEKLETENYVQRELEALKVAQETFAATMDHERSVLSEKTQSEKIRMLHDFEKQKRDLESEMQRKREEMESALHEQKKRFEEERQRELSNANYLREVAHKEMEVMKSERVRLEHEKQEISSNKMHLVEQQSEMKKDIDVLDGLSRKLKDQREAFAKERERFLAFVKKQENCSSCGEGIRIFELSDLQPLNDVVDLEAPSLRNVAQEYLTDGFQDTPVRANNELLPGALNSGSMASAGTMSWLRKCTTKLLKFSPGKKIEHPASQDLIGGSSPEEKFEGELPDTMVKKDQVDLAISIKDTFDDQKLQTDNSVREVEVGKDVPEDSQHSNRNSQRRPVRKGRGKNSKTGHTNSKATSAKIILGENVKESENILVNGGFETSINVNESQKEDSSLFGEAPSKTRKRTRIHGTASEFDGSHSDGQSDSVTTTSRRKRRQKAAPSVQAPGEKRYNLRHPRSAAVATANGSLPELVSKSQEENGDSKVVPETPAAISDGELRNSDAALPAVADSPLIEAADDQACAGDIANELVDDTGLSEEINGTPEGPSAYNVYDEEHEGDTIVQEEDGERDEDADENDELDEGNEEEEVPHPGEVSIGKKIWSFITT, encoded by the exons CTTGTTGACTATCAGTACAATATGGGCCTTCTCTTGATTGAGAAAAAGGAGTGGTCTGCTAAGCTTGAAGAAATTAAGCAAGCCTTAAGTGAAGCAAATGAGGCCTATAGAAGAGAACATACAGCTCACTTAATTGCTCTATCTGAAGTGGAGAAACGGGAGGAGAATTTGAGGAAGGCATTGGGTGTTGAGAACCAATGTGTGCGTGAG TTAGAGAAGGAACTGCGTGAGATGCGCTCTCAGTATGCAGAGACCAAGTATGTAGCTGATTCGAAATTAGATGAGGCAAAGGCATTGGCTACTAGTGTTGAAGAGAATTCACTACATGTAGAACTGAAATTGCGTGCAGCTGACGCCAAGACCGCTGAGGTGAGTAGAAAAAGTTCAGATGTTGAGAGGAAAATGCGTGATATCGAGGCTCAAGAAAATGCACTTAGAAGAGAACGGTCCTCTTTCAATACCGA GCGTGAAGCTCATGAGAGTGCTATATCTAAACACAGAGAAGAGTTGCGAGAATGGGAAAGAAAACTAAAGGAAGGAGAGGAGAGGCTGGCTGATGCTCGAACATTGCTTAATCAAAGAGAGCAGCGAGCAAATGAGAATGACGGCATTCTGAGGCAAAAGCAGAGTGACCTGGAAGATGAGCAGAGGAAGATTGACATAGCTAACTCAGTTTTGAGGAAGAAAGAAGTTGACATGAGCAGCCGACTAGCTATCCTTGCTTCTAAGGAGAAG GAACTTGAGGATGTGAGAAAGAGCCTGGAGATAAAAAAGGAAGAATTAGATGAACTACAGGAAAAGCTAAATGCAAAAGAAAGA GAGGAAATTCAAAAGCTAATGGATGAACATAGAGCTATCCTGAAATCTAAGGAGGAGGAGTTTGAATTAGAGATGAGACAGAGGCATGCATCACTAGATGAGGAACTGGAAAACAAGGTGATTGAACTGGAGAAGAAGGAGGCTGAAGTTGGTCATATTgaagaaaaactcaaaaaacGTGAACAGGCACTTGAAAAGAAAAGTGACAAAATgaaagagaaggaaaaagatCTTGAATTGAAGCTGAAAGCACTAAAGGAAAGGGAGAAGTCTCTGAAAATTGATGAGAGAGAATTGGAAACTGAAAAGAAGCAGATATTTACTGAGAAGGATCGTTTACTGGATTTAAGGGTTGAACTTGAGAACAGAAGAGCTGAACTTGAAAAACAACAGCTCAAGATTAATGAGGGAATCGAGCAGCTTAAAATAACCGAAGATGAGAAAATGGAACATGCTCGCCTTCAATCAGAACTGAAGCAGGAGATCGACAAGTGCAGAGATTTGCGAGACACTCTTTTGAATGAAGCTGAAGATTTAAAGCAGGAAAAAGAGAGATTTGAGAGAGAATGGGAAGAGCTGGATGAGAAAAGATCTGCGATCAAGAAGGAGTTGCAGGAAGTTAATGATTCGAAAAAGAAATTTGAGAAACTGCAGCACACTGAAGAGGAAAGGTTGAAGAAGGAGAAGCTGGAAACAGAAAATTATGTTCAGAGAGAGTTGGAAGCCCTTAAGGTGGCACAAGAGACATTTGCAGCTACAATGGATCATGAGAGATCAGTATTATCTGAGAAAACTCAAAGTGAGAAGATCCGAATGCTTCATGATTTCGAAAAACAAAAACGAGATCTTGAGAGTGAAATGCAGCGGAAGCGGGAGGAAATGGAATCCGCACTGCATGAGCAGAAGAAACGCTTTGAGGAAGAGAGGCAGAGGGAACTCAGCAATGCTAACTATTTAAGGGAAGTAGCCCATAAGGAAATGGAAGTGATGAAGTCAGAAAGAGTAAGGCTGGAGCACGAAAAACAAGAAATTTCATCAAACAAGATGCATCTGGTGGAACAACAGTCAGAGATGAAAAAGGACATTGATGTGCTCGATGGTTTAAGCAGGAAGTTGAAGGATCAAAGGGAAGCTTTTGCAAAAGAAAGGGAGAGGTTTCTTGCTTTTGTCAAGAAGCAGGAGAATTGCAGCTCATGTGGAGAGGGGATTCGTATATTTGAGCTTTCTGACCTTCAACCTCTAAATGATGTGGTGGATTTAGAGGCCCCTTCCCTGCGAAATGTTGCACAGGAATATTTAACTGATGGTTTCCAGGACACACCTGTAAGGGCTAACAATGAGTTGTTGCCAGGTGCTCTTAATTCAGGATCTATGGCTTCTGCTGGAACCATGTCCTGGCTTCGCAAATGTACAACAAAGCTTCTGAAGTTTTCACCAGGTAAGAAAATTGAGCATCCTGCATCTCAAGATCTCATTGGCGGATCTTCTCCGGAAGAGAAATTCGAAGGTGAATTACCTGATACTATGGTGAAAAAAGATCAAGTAGATCTGGCTATCTCTATTAAAGACACATTTGATGACCAAAAACTTCAAACAGATAACAGTGTTAGAGAGGTGGAAGTTGGCAAAGATGTTCCTGAAGACTCTCAGCATTCGAACAGAAATAGCCAGCGCAGACCCGTCAGGAAAGGGCGTGGTAAAAACAGTAAGACAGGTCACACTAATTCGAAAGCTACAAGTGCAAAAATTATCCTTGGAGAAAATGTTAAGGAGTCTGAGAATATACTCGTCAATGGAGGTTTTGAGACCTCAATTAATGTGAATGAGAGCCAGAAAGAAGATTCCAGTCTCTTTGGTGAAGCGCCAAGTAAGACCAGAAAGCGTACTCGCATCCATGGAACAGCAAGTGAATTTGATGGAAGTCATAGTGATGGACAGTCAGATAGTGTGACAACCACCAGCAGGAGGAAGAGGAGGCAAAAGGCTGCCCCGTCTGTGCAGGCTCCTGGTGAAAAAAGATACAATCTCCGTCATCCCAGAAG TGCTGCTGTAGCAACAGCTAATGGATCCTTGCCAGAGCTGGTCTCAAAATCTCAGGAAGAAAATGGGGACTCCAAAGTCGTTCCAGAAACTCCTGCAGCCATCAGTGATGGAGAACTCAGAAACTCTGATGCTGCTCTCCCCGCTGTAGCCGATAGCCCT TTGATTGAAGCAGCAGATGATCAGGCATGCGCTGGTGATATAGCTAATGAATTGGTAGATGATACAGGTTTAAGTGAAGAAATAAATGGAACACCAGAAGGTCCCTCAGCTTACAATGTCTACGACGAGGAACATGAAGGTGACACCATTGTGCAAGAAGAAGATGGAGAACGAGATGAGGATGCTGATGAGAACGATGAATTAGATGAGGGCAACGAGGAGGAAGAGGTTCCGCATCCTGGTGAAGTCTCAATAGGGAagaagatttggagtttcatcACCACATAG
- the LOC101255471 gene encoding nuclear matrix constituent protein 1-like isoform X2, giving the protein MGLLLIEKKEWSAKLEEIKQALSEANEAYRREHTAHLIALSEVEKREENLRKALGVENQCVRELEKELREMRSQYAETKYVADSKLDEAKALATSVEENSLHVELKLRAADAKTAEVSRKSSDVERKMRDIEAQENALRRERSSFNTEREAHESAISKHREELREWERKLKEGEERLADARTLLNQREQRANENDGILRQKQSDLEDEQRKIDIANSVLRKKEVDMSSRLAILASKEKELEDVRKSLEIKKEELDELQEKLNAKEREEIQKLMDEHRAILKSKEEEFELEMRQRHASLDEELENKVIELEKKEAEVGHIEEKLKKREQALEKKSDKMKEKEKDLELKLKALKEREKSLKIDERELETEKKQIFTEKDRLLDLRVELENRRAELEKQQLKINEGIEQLKITEDEKMEHARLQSELKQEIDKCRDLRDTLLNEAEDLKQEKERFEREWEELDEKRSAIKKELQEVNDSKKKFEKLQHTEEERLKKEKLETENYVQRELEALKVAQETFAATMDHERSVLSEKTQSEKIRMLHDFEKQKRDLESEMQRKREEMESALHEQKKRFEEERQRELSNANYLREVAHKEMEVMKSERVRLEHEKQEISSNKMHLVEQQSEMKKDIDVLDGLSRKLKDQREAFAKERERFLAFVKKQENCSSCGEGIRIFELSDLQPLNDVVDLEAPSLRNVAQEYLTDGFQDTPVRANNELLPGALNSGSMASAGTMSWLRKCTTKLLKFSPGKKIEHPASQDLIGGSSPEEKFEGELPDTMVKKDQVDLAISIKDTFDDQKLQTDNSVREVEVGKDVPEDSQHSNRNSQRRPVRKGRGKNSKTGHTNSKATSAKIILGENVKESENILVNGGFETSINVNESQKEDSSLFGEAPSKTRKRTRIHGTASEFDGSHSDGQSDSVTTTSRRKRRQKAAPSVQAPGEKRYNLRHPRSAAVATANGSLPELVSKSQEENGDSKVVPETPAAISDGELRNSDAALPAVADSPLIEAADDQACAGDIANELVDDTGLSEEINGTPEGPSAYNVYDEEHEGDTIVQEEDGERDEDADENDELDEGNEEEEVPHPGEVSIGKKIWSFITT; this is encoded by the exons ATGGGCCTTCTCTTGATTGAGAAAAAGGAGTGGTCTGCTAAGCTTGAAGAAATTAAGCAAGCCTTAAGTGAAGCAAATGAGGCCTATAGAAGAGAACATACAGCTCACTTAATTGCTCTATCTGAAGTGGAGAAACGGGAGGAGAATTTGAGGAAGGCATTGGGTGTTGAGAACCAATGTGTGCGTGAG TTAGAGAAGGAACTGCGTGAGATGCGCTCTCAGTATGCAGAGACCAAGTATGTAGCTGATTCGAAATTAGATGAGGCAAAGGCATTGGCTACTAGTGTTGAAGAGAATTCACTACATGTAGAACTGAAATTGCGTGCAGCTGACGCCAAGACCGCTGAGGTGAGTAGAAAAAGTTCAGATGTTGAGAGGAAAATGCGTGATATCGAGGCTCAAGAAAATGCACTTAGAAGAGAACGGTCCTCTTTCAATACCGA GCGTGAAGCTCATGAGAGTGCTATATCTAAACACAGAGAAGAGTTGCGAGAATGGGAAAGAAAACTAAAGGAAGGAGAGGAGAGGCTGGCTGATGCTCGAACATTGCTTAATCAAAGAGAGCAGCGAGCAAATGAGAATGACGGCATTCTGAGGCAAAAGCAGAGTGACCTGGAAGATGAGCAGAGGAAGATTGACATAGCTAACTCAGTTTTGAGGAAGAAAGAAGTTGACATGAGCAGCCGACTAGCTATCCTTGCTTCTAAGGAGAAG GAACTTGAGGATGTGAGAAAGAGCCTGGAGATAAAAAAGGAAGAATTAGATGAACTACAGGAAAAGCTAAATGCAAAAGAAAGA GAGGAAATTCAAAAGCTAATGGATGAACATAGAGCTATCCTGAAATCTAAGGAGGAGGAGTTTGAATTAGAGATGAGACAGAGGCATGCATCACTAGATGAGGAACTGGAAAACAAGGTGATTGAACTGGAGAAGAAGGAGGCTGAAGTTGGTCATATTgaagaaaaactcaaaaaacGTGAACAGGCACTTGAAAAGAAAAGTGACAAAATgaaagagaaggaaaaagatCTTGAATTGAAGCTGAAAGCACTAAAGGAAAGGGAGAAGTCTCTGAAAATTGATGAGAGAGAATTGGAAACTGAAAAGAAGCAGATATTTACTGAGAAGGATCGTTTACTGGATTTAAGGGTTGAACTTGAGAACAGAAGAGCTGAACTTGAAAAACAACAGCTCAAGATTAATGAGGGAATCGAGCAGCTTAAAATAACCGAAGATGAGAAAATGGAACATGCTCGCCTTCAATCAGAACTGAAGCAGGAGATCGACAAGTGCAGAGATTTGCGAGACACTCTTTTGAATGAAGCTGAAGATTTAAAGCAGGAAAAAGAGAGATTTGAGAGAGAATGGGAAGAGCTGGATGAGAAAAGATCTGCGATCAAGAAGGAGTTGCAGGAAGTTAATGATTCGAAAAAGAAATTTGAGAAACTGCAGCACACTGAAGAGGAAAGGTTGAAGAAGGAGAAGCTGGAAACAGAAAATTATGTTCAGAGAGAGTTGGAAGCCCTTAAGGTGGCACAAGAGACATTTGCAGCTACAATGGATCATGAGAGATCAGTATTATCTGAGAAAACTCAAAGTGAGAAGATCCGAATGCTTCATGATTTCGAAAAACAAAAACGAGATCTTGAGAGTGAAATGCAGCGGAAGCGGGAGGAAATGGAATCCGCACTGCATGAGCAGAAGAAACGCTTTGAGGAAGAGAGGCAGAGGGAACTCAGCAATGCTAACTATTTAAGGGAAGTAGCCCATAAGGAAATGGAAGTGATGAAGTCAGAAAGAGTAAGGCTGGAGCACGAAAAACAAGAAATTTCATCAAACAAGATGCATCTGGTGGAACAACAGTCAGAGATGAAAAAGGACATTGATGTGCTCGATGGTTTAAGCAGGAAGTTGAAGGATCAAAGGGAAGCTTTTGCAAAAGAAAGGGAGAGGTTTCTTGCTTTTGTCAAGAAGCAGGAGAATTGCAGCTCATGTGGAGAGGGGATTCGTATATTTGAGCTTTCTGACCTTCAACCTCTAAATGATGTGGTGGATTTAGAGGCCCCTTCCCTGCGAAATGTTGCACAGGAATATTTAACTGATGGTTTCCAGGACACACCTGTAAGGGCTAACAATGAGTTGTTGCCAGGTGCTCTTAATTCAGGATCTATGGCTTCTGCTGGAACCATGTCCTGGCTTCGCAAATGTACAACAAAGCTTCTGAAGTTTTCACCAGGTAAGAAAATTGAGCATCCTGCATCTCAAGATCTCATTGGCGGATCTTCTCCGGAAGAGAAATTCGAAGGTGAATTACCTGATACTATGGTGAAAAAAGATCAAGTAGATCTGGCTATCTCTATTAAAGACACATTTGATGACCAAAAACTTCAAACAGATAACAGTGTTAGAGAGGTGGAAGTTGGCAAAGATGTTCCTGAAGACTCTCAGCATTCGAACAGAAATAGCCAGCGCAGACCCGTCAGGAAAGGGCGTGGTAAAAACAGTAAGACAGGTCACACTAATTCGAAAGCTACAAGTGCAAAAATTATCCTTGGAGAAAATGTTAAGGAGTCTGAGAATATACTCGTCAATGGAGGTTTTGAGACCTCAATTAATGTGAATGAGAGCCAGAAAGAAGATTCCAGTCTCTTTGGTGAAGCGCCAAGTAAGACCAGAAAGCGTACTCGCATCCATGGAACAGCAAGTGAATTTGATGGAAGTCATAGTGATGGACAGTCAGATAGTGTGACAACCACCAGCAGGAGGAAGAGGAGGCAAAAGGCTGCCCCGTCTGTGCAGGCTCCTGGTGAAAAAAGATACAATCTCCGTCATCCCAGAAG TGCTGCTGTAGCAACAGCTAATGGATCCTTGCCAGAGCTGGTCTCAAAATCTCAGGAAGAAAATGGGGACTCCAAAGTCGTTCCAGAAACTCCTGCAGCCATCAGTGATGGAGAACTCAGAAACTCTGATGCTGCTCTCCCCGCTGTAGCCGATAGCCCT TTGATTGAAGCAGCAGATGATCAGGCATGCGCTGGTGATATAGCTAATGAATTGGTAGATGATACAGGTTTAAGTGAAGAAATAAATGGAACACCAGAAGGTCCCTCAGCTTACAATGTCTACGACGAGGAACATGAAGGTGACACCATTGTGCAAGAAGAAGATGGAGAACGAGATGAGGATGCTGATGAGAACGATGAATTAGATGAGGGCAACGAGGAGGAAGAGGTTCCGCATCCTGGTGAAGTCTCAATAGGGAagaagatttggagtttcatcACCACATAG